From one Cyprinus carpio isolate SPL01 chromosome B3, ASM1834038v1, whole genome shotgun sequence genomic stretch:
- the LOC109073838 gene encoding pyridoxal-dependent decarboxylase domain-containing protein 1-like isoform X4 yields MDKPPVKMMDPTLAEMGNHLSDAMKILESGKLESEQGKERRKLSWKDFPGPLQGDGQDVVSILQLVQNLMHGDDDQQGHRRMQYVGEQGHMALLGHSLAAYISVLERERLRKLTTRILSDTTLWLCRLFRYENGSAYYHEDDREGLVKMCRLAINTHYEDYATEGFTLLSSKHPVIYQSAACRPGLGQHLCSQLGLPLSSLCIVPCNTMFGSLHQMDVALLDKLIRDDRESGKLPLLLIANAGTPGAGHTDKLSRLKELCVQYNMWLHVEGVNLATLVLGQVSSTVTAATKCDSITLTPGPWLGLPAVPAVTLYRHEDPALSLAAGLTSSQPVEKLRALPLWLSLQYLGHDGILQRIKHASQLSQQLLEHLKTLASIKTSVEDELNSPVVVFRFSQDNSAPSSGGSVEGYLAGERDILDALNRWLGEQLAQQVPLSGVDVVELEDEGTCVRFSPLMTAAALGTQENDVAALVEKLGEMIPVLSCTLRFRQDFKDEVLQQASLSYIEDQSWPGLGGVRYEARTTDLDEDKRQYRVERINSDLLKKLMELDTDLYFSDGPEFCEEKNCIFIGMATEDLDVAELVETIVSIGRDIEESGKLFENMTEVVRRGIQEAEQQLQKANEEKLMEEGVLRQIPLVGSVLNWFSPVQASVKGRTFNLAEGCLDSTEPVYSVKAQMIKEASLDSPKSVTKRFPGQKLFRRHGAGSDSVSDTSSVSQLEESFRETAHVQAIDAEEAEVPQEHHVHIVAEMALSDQRVPEGQETESVDTLR; encoded by the exons ATGGATAAGCCGCCTGTGAAG ATGATGGACCCTACACTTGCTGAGATGGGAAACCATCTCTCTGATGCCATGAAGATTTTGGAAAGTGGAAAATT GGAGTCTGAACAGGGCAAAGAGAGAAGAAAGTTGAGTTGGAAAGACTTTCCAGGACCCTTGCAAGGAGA TGGACAGGACGTTGTCAGCATACTCCAGCTTGTCCAGAACCTGATGCATGGAGATGATGACCAGCAGGGTCATCG CAGGATGCAGTATGTCGGAGAGCAGGGACACATGGCTCTATTGGGACACAGTCTGGCTGCATATATTTCTGTCCTGGAACGAGAAAGATTGAGAAAGCTGACCACACGCATCCTGTCGGATACCACTCTCTGGCTCTGCAGGCTTTTCAG ATATGAAAATGGCTCAGCATATTATCATGAAGATGATCGTGAGGGGCTGGTGAAGATGTGTCGGCTAGCTATTAATACTCATTATGAGGACTACGCTACAGAGGGCTTTACATTGCTCAGCTCTAAACATCCTGTGATTTACCAAAGTGCTGCATGCAGACCTGGCCTGGGACAACATCTCTGCAGCCAG ctgGGACTGCCTTTGTCAAGTCTTTGTATTGTGCCCTGTAACACCATGTTTGGCTCGTTGCACCAAATG GATGTTGCATTGCTTGACAAGCTCATCAGAGATGATCGTGAATCAGGGAAGCTTCCATTGCTGTTGATAGCGAATGCTG GAACGCCAGGTGCAGGTCACACAGACAAACTCAGTCGTCTGAAAGAGCTCTGCGTTCAGTACAACATGTGGCTCCATGTGGAGGG GGTGAACTTGGCAACACTTGTTCTTGGTCAGGTTTCTTCTACTGTCAcg GCGGCCACCAAGTGTGATAGTATTACTTTAACTCCAGGCCCGTGGTTGGGCCTGCCGGCTGTGCCTGCTGTCACCCTGTACAGACATGAGGATCCGGCCCTG TCTCTCGCAGCAGGTCTGACCTCTAGCCAACCAGTGGAGAAGCTTCGGGCTTTGCCTCTCTGGCTGTCCCTTCAGTACCTTGGGCATGATGGGATTTTACAGAGGATTAAGCATGCCTCGCAGCTA AGTCAACAGCTGTTGGAGCATTTGAAGACACTGGCTTCAATTAAAACCTCG GTGGAGGATGAACTGAATTCTCCTGTGGTGGTGTTCAGGTTTTCACAAGACAACAGCGCTC CCTCAAGTGGTGGCTCAGTAGAAGGCTATCTTGCGGGGGAAAGAGATATCCTTGATGCCCTTAACAGATGG TTGGGTGAGCAGTTGGCGCAGCAGGTTCCCCTAAGTGGTGTGGATGTGGTTGAGCTGGAAGATGAGGGCACTTGTGTTCGCTTCAGCCCCCTCATGACCGCTGCGG ctctTGGCACTCAGGAGAATGACGTGGCTGCACTGGTGGAGAAGCTGGGAGAGATGATTCCAGTGCTGAGCTGCACCCTGCGCTTCAGACAGGACTTCAAGGACGAGGTTCTACAACAAGCTTCTCTCTCGTACATTGAGGACCAGAGCTGGCCTGGTCTTGGAGGTGTGAG gtatgagGCCAGAACCACAGACCTGGATGAAGACAAGAGACAATACAGGGTGGAGAGGATCAACAGTGACTTGCTTAAGAAGCTGATGGAGCTGGATACTGACCTGTACTTCTCTGATG GTCCTGAGTTTTGTGAGGAGAAAAACTGCATATTCATTGGTATGGCAACAGAAGACCTGGATGTGGCAGAGTTGGTGGAAACTATAGTGTCTATCGGAAGAGACATTGAGGAAAGTGGAAAG TTGTTTGAGAACATGACGGAGGTTGTGAGAAGAGGCATACAGGAAGCTGAGCAGCAGCTTCagaaagcaaatgaagagaaactTATGGAGGAG GGTGTGCTTCGACAGATCCCTCTGGTGGGCTCTGTGCTCAACTGGTTCTCCCCAGTTCAGGCCTCGGTCAAAGGAAGAACTTTCAACCTAGCTGAAG GTTGCCTGGACAGCACCGAGCCTGTTTATTCTGTAAAAGCACAGATGATTAAAGAAGCTTCCCTTGATTCCCCCAAGTCTGTCACCAAACGGTTTCCAG GCCAGAAACTCTTCCGGCGGCACGGAGCGGGCTCAGACTCTGTCAGTGATACCAGCTCTGTCAGCCAGCTCGAAGAATCGTTCAGGGAAACGGCACACGTGCAGGCCATTGATGCCGAGGAGGCAGAGGTTCCTCAGGAGCATCATGTCCACATAGTGGCGGAAATGGCTTTGTCAGACCAGCGTGTACCTGAGGGACAAGAGACCGAGAGTGTAGACACCCTTAGATAA